From a region of the Janthinobacterium sp. 61 genome:
- the hflC gene encoding protease modulator HflC, with the protein MNRIVAALIAGFIAIMLLSSTVFVVDQRKYAVVFALGEVKEVISTPGLYFKLPPPFQNVLYLDKRILTLDTPEPERFITAEKKNILVDAYVKWRIADPRLYFRSFGGDEKPARNRMSQIVKAALNDEITKRTVREVISGQRGKVMEAILAKVSAEAKAIGVEIVDVRLKRVDYVEQINNSVYERMKSERVRVANELRSTGSADSEKIRADADKQRTVILAEAYREAEKIRGEGDAKASQIYAEAFGKNPEFYKFYRSLEAYRATFKDKGDVMVVDPSSEFFKYFKGNGTAAPSKK; encoded by the coding sequence ATGAACCGTATCGTAGCCGCCCTGATCGCGGGCTTTATCGCGATCATGCTCTTGTCCTCGACCGTGTTCGTGGTCGACCAGCGTAAGTATGCGGTCGTCTTCGCCCTCGGTGAAGTCAAGGAAGTCATCAGCACGCCGGGCCTGTATTTCAAGCTGCCGCCGCCGTTCCAGAACGTGCTGTACCTGGACAAGCGCATCCTGACGCTCGATACGCCGGAGCCGGAACGCTTCATCACGGCCGAGAAGAAGAACATCCTCGTCGACGCCTACGTGAAGTGGCGCATCGCCGACCCGCGGCTGTATTTCCGCAGCTTCGGTGGTGATGAAAAACCGGCCCGCAACCGCATGTCGCAAATCGTCAAGGCGGCGCTGAACGATGAAATCACCAAGCGCACCGTGCGCGAGGTGATCTCGGGCCAGCGCGGCAAGGTGATGGAAGCGATCCTGGCGAAGGTCTCGGCGGAAGCCAAGGCCATCGGCGTGGAAATCGTCGACGTGCGCCTGAAACGTGTCGATTACGTCGAGCAGATCAACAACTCCGTGTACGAACGCATGAAGTCCGAGCGCGTGCGCGTGGCCAATGAGCTGCGTTCGACCGGTTCGGCCGACTCCGAGAAAATCCGCGCCGACGCCGACAAGCAGCGCACCGTGATCCTGGCCGAAGCGTATCGCGAAGCCGAGAAGATCCGCGGCGAGGGCGATGCCAAGGCGTCGCAAATCTACGCGGAAGCGTTTGGCAAGAATCCGGAGTTCTACAAGTTTTACCGTAGCCTGGAAGCCTACCGCGCCACGTTCAAGGACAAGGGCGACGTGATGGTAGTCGATCCGAGTTCGGAATTCTTCAAGTACTTCAAGGGTAACGGCACGGCCGCTCCGTCCAAGAAGTAA
- the hflK gene encoding FtsH protease activity modulator HflK produces the protein MLVSLLKKTGLKLSLNDPRWGNRKDDGKKAQEGKKPGEGPPDLDQLWRDFNQRLNAFFGQKNRPDNGGNNNGGGSGPRPDMKGAGITAGVVGVIAVFIWLASGAFIVQEGQNGVVLTFGKYSHTTPAGFNWRWPYPFQTDETVNVSQVRTVEVGYRQSLRNKQASESLMLTDDENIIDIQFAVQYTLKDPVAWLFNTRDQEDTLRQVAETAIREVVGRSKMDFVLYEGREKVAYDTQQLMQQILDRYKVGAVITNVTMQAVQPPEQVQAAFDDAVKAGQDRERQKNEGQAYANDVIPKARGAAFRLMEEAAAYSSMVTENAAGNASRFKQVLVEYQKAPVVTRDRMYLETMQQVFSSASKVMVDAKTGSNLLYLPLDKLIAQTAATDAAAAAARAAATPAANTVLPQEAMQTVEVNTRRDSRSSRERESR, from the coding sequence ATGCTTGTCTCCCTACTCAAAAAAACAGGCTTGAAGTTGTCCCTGAACGATCCCCGCTGGGGCAATCGCAAGGACGACGGCAAGAAAGCCCAAGAAGGCAAAAAGCCCGGCGAAGGTCCGCCGGACCTCGATCAGTTGTGGCGCGATTTCAATCAGCGCCTGAATGCCTTTTTCGGACAGAAGAACCGTCCCGACAACGGCGGCAATAACAACGGTGGTGGCAGCGGCCCGCGTCCCGACATGAAGGGCGCTGGCATCACCGCCGGCGTGGTCGGCGTGATCGCCGTCTTCATCTGGCTCGCCAGTGGCGCCTTCATCGTGCAAGAGGGCCAGAACGGCGTCGTGCTCACGTTCGGCAAGTATAGCCACACTACGCCGGCCGGTTTTAACTGGCGCTGGCCGTACCCGTTCCAGACCGACGAAACGGTCAACGTGTCGCAGGTGCGCACGGTGGAAGTGGGTTACCGCCAGTCGCTGCGCAACAAGCAGGCCAGCGAGTCGCTGATGCTGACGGACGATGAAAACATCATCGACATCCAGTTCGCGGTGCAATACACGCTGAAAGATCCCGTGGCGTGGCTGTTTAACACGCGCGACCAGGAAGACACCCTGCGCCAGGTCGCCGAAACGGCGATCCGCGAAGTGGTCGGCCGCAGCAAGATGGACTTCGTGCTGTACGAAGGCCGCGAAAAGGTCGCGTACGATACGCAGCAGCTGATGCAGCAAATTCTGGACCGCTACAAGGTTGGCGCTGTCATCACCAACGTGACGATGCAGGCCGTGCAGCCGCCGGAGCAGGTGCAAGCCGCTTTCGACGATGCCGTCAAGGCTGGACAGGATCGCGAACGCCAGAAGAATGAAGGCCAGGCTTACGCCAATGACGTCATTCCAAAAGCCCGCGGCGCCGCTTTCCGCCTGATGGAGGAAGCCGCAGCGTACAGTTCGATGGTGACTGAAAACGCCGCTGGTAATGCCTCGCGTTTCAAACAGGTGCTGGTTGAGTACCAGAAGGCGCCCGTTGTCACGCGCGACCGCATGTACCTGGAAACGATGCAGCAAGTGTTCAGCAGTGCCAGCAAGGTCATGGTTGACGCGAAGACGGGCAGCAATCTGCTGTATCTGCCGCTCGACAAGCTGATCGCCCAGACGGCTGCCACCGATGCTGCCGCTGCCGCCGCCCGTGCTGCCGCGACACCCGCAGCCAATACCGTTTTGCCACAGGAAGCCATGCAGACAGTAGAAGTCAATACGCGCCGCGACAGCCGCTCTTCGCGTGAACGGGAGAGCCGCTAA
- the hflX gene encoding GTPase HflX produces MRAVLVGVDFGHSDFAASMEELMLLSRSAGADPISTITAKRSSPDSAYFVGSGKADEIGDVVVNDGLEIVIFNHALSPAQQRNLEKRLNVRVLDRTSLILDIFAQRAKSHEGKLQVELAQLQHLATRLIRGWTHLERQKGGIGLRGPGETQLETDRRLIGDRVKALRARLEKLHKQRETQRRARGRNHTFSVSLVGYTNAGKSTLFNAVTKAGVYVADQLFATLDTTSRRVYLGQEVGNVVISDTVGFVRELPHQLVAAFRATLEETIHADLLLHVVDAASPVRMEQIEQVNLVLKEIGADHIPQILVWNKIDAAGLEPSVERDEYATISRVFVSAQKGSGLDLLRDAIVEMARKAPRSAHLYQNDEAQQEDQLDGQYDQHDQHDGAAPDQDEEPGEDDRISTHSQVGTR; encoded by the coding sequence ATGCGCGCCGTACTAGTCGGGGTTGACTTCGGTCACAGCGACTTCGCCGCCAGCATGGAGGAACTCATGCTGTTGTCGCGCTCGGCTGGCGCTGACCCGATTTCCACCATCACGGCCAAGCGTTCCAGTCCCGATTCCGCGTATTTCGTCGGCAGCGGCAAGGCCGATGAAATTGGCGACGTCGTCGTCAACGATGGCCTGGAAATCGTCATCTTCAATCACGCCCTGTCACCTGCTCAGCAGCGCAATCTGGAAAAGCGCCTGAACGTGCGGGTGCTCGACCGTACCAGCCTGATCCTCGACATCTTCGCGCAGCGCGCCAAGAGCCACGAGGGCAAGCTGCAAGTCGAGCTGGCCCAGCTGCAGCATCTGGCCACGCGCCTGATCCGCGGCTGGACCCACCTTGAGCGGCAAAAGGGCGGTATCGGCTTGCGCGGTCCCGGCGAGACGCAGCTTGAAACGGACCGCCGGCTGATCGGCGACCGTGTCAAGGCCCTGCGCGCGCGCCTGGAAAAACTGCACAAGCAGCGCGAAACGCAGCGCCGTGCGCGCGGCCGCAATCACACATTCTCGGTGTCCCTGGTCGGCTATACCAATGCCGGCAAGTCGACCCTGTTCAATGCCGTGACCAAGGCTGGCGTGTATGTCGCCGACCAGTTGTTCGCCACCCTGGACACCACCTCGCGCCGGGTTTACCTGGGCCAGGAAGTGGGCAACGTGGTGATCTCCGACACGGTCGGCTTCGTGCGCGAATTGCCGCATCAGTTGGTGGCCGCTTTCCGCGCCACGCTCGAAGAAACCATCCATGCCGATTTGCTGCTGCATGTCGTCGACGCTGCGTCGCCGGTACGCATGGAGCAGATCGAACAGGTCAATCTGGTCTTGAAAGAGATCGGCGCCGATCATATTCCGCAAATCCTCGTGTGGAACAAGATCGATGCGGCCGGGCTGGAGCCCTCGGTGGAGCGCGACGAATATGCTACGATCAGTCGCGTGTTTGTCAGTGCGCAGAAGGGCAGCGGGCTCGACCTGCTGCGCGATGCGATCGTCGAGATGGCCAGGAAGGCGCCTCGCTCGGCCCACCTGTATCAGAACGACGAAGCACAGCAGGAAGATCAGTTGGACGGTCAGTACGACCAGCACGACCAGCACGATGGCGCCGCCCCGGACCAGGACGAAGAGCCTGGCGAGGACGATAGGATTTCCACCCACTCCCAAGTCGGAACACGATAG
- the hfq gene encoding RNA chaperone Hfq produces the protein MSNKGQLLQDPFLNALRKEHVPVSIYLVNGIKLQGHIESFDQYVVLLRNTVTQMVYKHAISTVVPARAVNLNIESEAE, from the coding sequence ATGAGCAACAAAGGGCAACTGTTACAAGACCCATTCCTCAATGCATTACGCAAAGAGCATGTTCCTGTCTCGATCTACTTGGTCAATGGCATTAAATTGCAGGGCCATATCGAATCGTTCGATCAATATGTCGTATTGCTGCGCAATACAGTGACACAGATGGTGTACAAGCATGCCATCTCGACAGTGGTGCCGGCCCGTGCCGTCAATCTCAATATTGAATCTGAAGCGGAGTAA
- the der gene encoding ribosome biogenesis GTPase Der — translation MKPVIALVGRPNVGKSTLFNRLTRSRDALVADLPGLTRDRHYGEGRVGERPFLVIDTGGFEPVAKEGIMHQMALQTKQAVAEADVVVFIVDGRQGLTPHDKTIVDFLRKSGRPVLLVVNKSEGMRYTAVVSEFYELGMGDPYAISSAHGDGVNDLVEVMLDLAFAQRPDEPEELEKTDRGIKIALVGRPNVGKSTLINTLLGEERVIAFDMPGTTRDSIEIPFERDGQQYTLIDTAGIRRRGKVFEAIEKFSVVKTLQSISEANVVVLMLDAQQDISEQDAHIAGFILESGRALVVAVNKWDGLQSHERDEIKIDIDRKLDFLSFAQMHFISALKGTNIGPLMKSLNAAYAAAMCDLSTPKLTRALIEAVEKQEPRRKGSIRPKLRYAHQGGMNPPVIVIHGNALDAVGDPYKRYLEKHFRDTFALVGTPLRIELRTGKNPFARTPSK, via the coding sequence ATGAAGCCGGTAATTGCACTAGTAGGTCGACCCAATGTTGGGAAATCGACTTTATTCAATCGTCTGACCCGCTCGCGCGATGCGCTGGTGGCGGATTTGCCTGGGTTGACGCGCGATCGTCACTATGGCGAAGGCCGTGTCGGCGAACGTCCCTTCCTGGTCATCGATACGGGTGGTTTCGAACCCGTCGCCAAGGAAGGCATCATGCACCAGATGGCACTGCAGACCAAGCAGGCCGTGGCCGAGGCCGACGTGGTGGTCTTCATCGTGGACGGCCGCCAAGGCCTGACCCCGCATGACAAGACCATCGTTGACTTCCTGCGCAAGAGCGGACGCCCGGTCTTGTTGGTAGTCAATAAAAGCGAAGGCATGCGCTATACGGCCGTCGTGTCCGAATTCTATGAATTGGGCATGGGCGATCCGTATGCGATCTCGTCGGCGCACGGCGACGGCGTCAACGACCTCGTCGAAGTGATGCTGGACCTCGCTTTTGCGCAGCGTCCTGATGAGCCTGAAGAGCTGGAAAAGACGGACCGCGGCATCAAGATTGCCCTGGTGGGCCGTCCGAACGTGGGCAAGTCGACGCTCATCAACACCCTGCTGGGCGAAGAGCGCGTGATCGCATTCGACATGCCGGGTACGACGCGCGACTCGATCGAGATTCCGTTCGAGCGCGATGGCCAGCAATACACGCTGATCGACACGGCCGGTATCCGCCGCCGCGGCAAGGTGTTTGAAGCGATCGAGAAATTCTCGGTGGTGAAAACCCTGCAGTCGATTTCCGAGGCCAACGTGGTGGTGCTGATGCTTGACGCGCAGCAGGATATTTCCGAACAAGACGCGCATATCGCCGGCTTCATTCTGGAATCGGGCCGTGCGCTGGTGGTGGCCGTGAACAAGTGGGATGGCTTGCAATCGCACGAACGTGATGAAATCAAGATCGATATCGACCGCAAGCTCGATTTCCTGTCGTTCGCGCAAATGCATTTCATTTCGGCGCTGAAGGGCACCAACATCGGTCCATTGATGAAGTCGCTCAACGCCGCGTATGCAGCCGCCATGTGCGACCTGTCGACGCCGAAGCTGACGCGCGCCTTGATCGAGGCTGTGGAGAAACAGGAACCACGTCGCAAAGGCTCGATTCGTCCGAAGCTGCGCTATGCCCACCAGGGCGGCATGAACCCGCCTGTGATCGTGATACACGGCAATGCGCTCGACGCCGTTGGCGATCCATACAAGCGTTATCTGGAAAAACATTTCCGCGATACATTTGCCCTGGTCGGCACGCCGCTGCGCATTGAACTGCGCACGGGTAAAAATCCGTTTGCACGCACGCCGAGCAAGTAA
- the bamB gene encoding outer membrane protein assembly factor BamB encodes MRVTEKLVAASLLALMAGCSSWNPFASKDPKVEPAKLVELKSSIAVRDAWKYSIGKAGVYAFTPALAGNSLYVVNADGALARLDAASGRETWRIKAGSDITSSAGSDGALVAVGAAKGAVLAFDTDGKQLWKAQASSEVLTPPVVGQGVVVVRSVDNRIVGFDAKTGERKWTVQRATPALTLRNAPGMVMGGANVYVAQPGGKLLALTAATGVVRWEIVVSEPRGATELERVSDIAGTPVVFEGEVCAVTYQGKVGCFDAATGVPRWTKPISSDVGVAVDQRFVFAADAQGSVVAFGREAGQSAWKNEALARRRLSTPASFGRSVAVGDYQGYIHFLSREDGALIGRVSTDGSPIVSAPVVAGSNLIFQTQSGTVTALAVE; translated from the coding sequence ATGCGTGTCACTGAAAAGCTGGTAGCTGCAAGTCTGTTGGCCCTGATGGCCGGTTGCTCGTCCTGGAACCCGTTTGCCTCGAAAGATCCGAAAGTCGAACCGGCCAAGCTGGTCGAGTTAAAATCGAGCATTGCCGTACGCGACGCCTGGAAGTATTCGATCGGCAAGGCCGGCGTGTACGCCTTTACGCCTGCGCTGGCCGGCAACAGCCTGTACGTGGTCAATGCCGATGGCGCGCTGGCGCGCCTGGATGCGGCCAGCGGCCGTGAAACGTGGCGCATCAAGGCCGGCAGCGACATCACTTCCAGCGCCGGTAGCGATGGCGCGCTGGTGGCCGTGGGCGCTGCCAAGGGCGCCGTGCTGGCCTTTGATACTGATGGCAAGCAACTGTGGAAGGCACAGGCGTCCAGCGAAGTGCTGACCCCGCCTGTAGTCGGACAGGGCGTGGTCGTAGTGCGCAGCGTGGACAACCGCATCGTCGGCTTCGATGCCAAGACGGGCGAGCGCAAGTGGACGGTGCAGCGCGCCACGCCGGCACTGACCCTGCGCAATGCGCCGGGCATGGTGATGGGTGGCGCGAATGTCTACGTGGCCCAGCCGGGCGGCAAGCTGCTGGCACTGACGGCCGCCACCGGTGTGGTACGCTGGGAGATCGTCGTCAGCGAACCGCGTGGCGCCACCGAACTGGAGCGCGTCTCCGACATCGCCGGCACGCCGGTGGTGTTCGAGGGCGAAGTGTGCGCCGTCACGTACCAGGGCAAGGTGGGCTGCTTCGATGCTGCCACGGGCGTGCCCCGCTGGACCAAGCCGATCTCGTCCGATGTGGGCGTGGCCGTCGACCAGCGTTTCGTGTTTGCCGCTGACGCCCAGGGCTCGGTGGTGGCGTTCGGCCGCGAAGCCGGTCAGAGCGCCTGGAAGAATGAGGCGCTGGCGCGTCGCCGCCTGTCGACGCCGGCCTCCTTTGGCCGCAGCGTCGCCGTCGGTGACTATCAAGGTTATATCCACTTCCTGTCACGGGAAGATGGCGCATTAATAGGTCGTGTCAGTACCGACGGTAGCCCGATTGTTTCGGCTCCCGTTGTTGCCGGTTCGAATTTGATTTTTCAAACCCAATCAGGGACAGTGACCGCTCTCGCGGTCGAGTAA
- a CDS encoding tetratricopeptide repeat protein, protein MAYDHEEQEQLATLKAWWQRNGNLTSWVLIVALAGYSGWAGWQYYQRTQAAQAGQLYDELQNAIAAKDTAKVMRAAGDMQSRFSGTAYAQMSALAAAKVAFDANDLKTAKTQLQWVAEHGTEEYKAMAKLRLAGVLLDEKAYEEALKVLATASVAQFAGAVADRKGDILVAQNKLADARTAYQAALAATDKNNPGRQLIQVKLEAIGGTVPEDKAKAEKAAA, encoded by the coding sequence ATGGCATACGATCACGAAGAACAAGAACAACTGGCAACCCTCAAGGCCTGGTGGCAGCGCAATGGCAATCTGACCTCCTGGGTCCTGATCGTGGCGCTGGCAGGCTATAGCGGCTGGGCTGGCTGGCAGTACTACCAGCGCACGCAAGCTGCGCAAGCGGGCCAGCTGTACGACGAACTGCAAAACGCCATCGCCGCCAAGGACACCGCCAAGGTGATGCGCGCGGCCGGCGACATGCAATCGCGTTTCAGCGGCACGGCGTATGCGCAGATGAGCGCGCTGGCCGCAGCCAAAGTGGCGTTTGACGCGAATGACCTGAAGACGGCCAAGACCCAGCTGCAATGGGTAGCCGAGCATGGCACGGAAGAGTACAAGGCCATGGCCAAGCTGCGCCTGGCGGGTGTCCTGCTGGACGAGAAAGCCTACGAAGAAGCGTTGAAAGTGCTGGCAACGGCCAGCGTAGCGCAATTTGCCGGCGCCGTGGCCGACCGCAAGGGCGATATCCTCGTGGCGCAAAACAAGCTGGCCGATGCCCGCACGGCCTACCAGGCCGCGCTGGCCGCGACGGACAAGAATAATCCAGGTCGTCAATTGATCCAGGTCAAACTGGAGGCGATTGGCGGCACGGTACCGGAAGACAAGGCCAAGGCTGAGAAGGCCGCCGCCTGA
- the hisS gene encoding histidine--tRNA ligase, translating into MSENKKADKITGVKGMNDVLPADAPLWELFENTAQSVLQSYGFQQIRTPIVEETKLFARAIGAVTDIVEKEMYSFTDSMNGDNLTLRPEGTAGVVRAVVEHNLVYEGPKRLWYKGQMFRHERPQKGRYRQFHQFGVEAIGFTGPDIDAEIIMLSRRLWDDLGLEGIRLELNSIGDAAERLRHRADLITYLESHSELLDEEAKRRLHSNPLRILDTKNPAMQDLVNGAPKLLDYLGEESLAHFHGVQKILNHNNIPFTINPRLVRGLDYYNRTVFEWVSDKLGAQGTVCAGGRYDGMVEMFGGKSTPAVGFGMGVERLVLLMKDAAEPEAPAQCDVYLVHQGEQAGLQAFVLAERIRDAGLDVVLHCAASNGGGSFKTQMKKADASGAAFAVIMGDDEIANNVATVKAMREADAGAQQNTVPFDDVVDYVVDQIIGDHDCGHDHGPGGHVHHHH; encoded by the coding sequence ATGTCCGAAAATAAAAAAGCAGATAAGATCACCGGCGTGAAAGGCATGAATGACGTGCTGCCTGCCGACGCCCCGCTGTGGGAATTGTTTGAAAATACGGCGCAATCCGTGCTGCAAAGCTATGGTTTCCAGCAAATCCGTACGCCGATCGTGGAAGAAACGAAATTGTTCGCGCGTGCCATCGGCGCCGTGACCGATATCGTGGAAAAGGAAATGTACTCGTTCACCGATTCGATGAACGGCGACAACCTGACCCTGCGTCCGGAAGGCACGGCTGGCGTGGTGCGCGCCGTGGTCGAGCACAACCTCGTCTACGAAGGTCCGAAACGCCTGTGGTACAAGGGTCAGATGTTCCGCCACGAGCGCCCGCAAAAAGGCCGCTACCGCCAGTTCCACCAGTTTGGCGTGGAAGCCATCGGTTTCACGGGCCCGGATATCGACGCCGAGATCATCATGCTGTCGCGCCGCCTGTGGGATGACCTGGGCCTGGAAGGCATCCGCCTGGAACTGAACTCGATCGGCGACGCGGCCGAGCGCCTGCGCCACCGCGCCGACCTGATCACCTATCTGGAAAGCCATAGCGAGCTGCTGGACGAAGAAGCCAAGCGCCGGCTGCATAGCAATCCGCTGCGCATCCTCGATACCAAGAACCCTGCCATGCAGGACTTGGTGAATGGTGCACCGAAGCTGCTGGACTACCTGGGCGAGGAATCGCTGGCCCACTTCCACGGCGTGCAGAAGATCTTGAATCACAACAATATCCCGTTCACCATCAATCCACGCCTGGTGCGTGGCCTCGATTACTACAACCGCACGGTGTTCGAGTGGGTCAGCGACAAGCTGGGTGCGCAAGGCACGGTGTGCGCCGGTGGCCGCTATGACGGCATGGTGGAAATGTTCGGTGGCAAATCGACGCCAGCCGTCGGTTTCGGCATGGGCGTCGAACGTCTGGTGCTGCTGATGAAGGATGCGGCCGAACCGGAAGCGCCGGCCCAGTGCGACGTCTACCTGGTGCATCAGGGCGAGCAGGCAGGCTTGCAAGCCTTCGTGCTGGCCGAACGGATTCGCGATGCGGGCCTCGACGTTGTGCTACATTGCGCAGCGAGCAACGGCGGCGGCAGCTTCAAGACGCAAATGAAAAAGGCCGATGCCAGCGGTGCGGCGTTTGCCGTGATCATGGGCGATGATGAAATCGCCAACAATGTCGCTACGGTGAAAGCCATGCGCGAAGCCGATGCGGGCGCGCAGCAAAACACGGTACCGTTCGACGATGTCGTCGATTACGTGGTGGACCAGATCATCGGTGACCATGATTGCGGCCACGACCACGGTCCTGGCGGTCACGTGCATCACCACCATTGA
- the ispG gene encoding flavodoxin-dependent (E)-4-hydroxy-3-methylbut-2-enyl-diphosphate synthase, whose amino-acid sequence MATSKTAIGSGPSGRRDSRKVLIVHGQRQIWVGGDAPVVVQSMTNTDTADAIGTAIQIKELARAGSELVRLTVDRPEAAAAVPYIREQLDKMDIDVPLVGDFHYNGHTLLNDYPDCARALSKYRINPGNVGKGAKRDTQFAQMIEAACKYDKPVRIGVNWGSLDQALLARIMDENAGRAEPWPAQAVMYEALVTSAIENAVRAEELGLGRDKIILSCKVSGVQDLIAVYRELAQRCDYPLHLGLTEAGMGSKGIVASTAALSVLLQEGIGDTIRISLTPEPGGDRTREVIVGQEILQTMGLRKFAPMVIACPGCGRTTSTTFQELADNIQTYLREQMPEWKKSYPGVEAMNVAVMGCIVNGPGESKHANIGISLPGTGESPAAPVFVDGEKVVTLRGERIVEEFQDIVLSYVKSHYGAAA is encoded by the coding sequence ATGGCTACCTCGAAAACAGCGATCGGCTCCGGTCCTTCCGGCCGGCGCGACAGCCGCAAGGTGCTGATCGTGCACGGCCAGCGCCAGATCTGGGTAGGCGGCGACGCCCCCGTGGTGGTGCAGTCGATGACGAACACCGATACGGCTGACGCCATCGGCACGGCGATCCAGATCAAGGAACTGGCGCGTGCCGGTTCGGAACTGGTGCGCCTGACCGTGGACCGTCCGGAAGCAGCTGCGGCCGTACCGTATATCCGCGAGCAGCTCGACAAGATGGACATCGACGTGCCGCTGGTGGGTGACTTCCATTACAACGGCCATACCTTGCTCAACGACTACCCCGATTGCGCGCGCGCGCTGTCGAAGTACCGTATTAATCCGGGCAACGTGGGCAAGGGCGCCAAGCGCGATACGCAATTCGCGCAAATGATCGAAGCGGCTTGCAAGTACGACAAGCCGGTGCGCATCGGCGTGAACTGGGGCAGCCTGGATCAAGCCTTGCTGGCGCGCATCATGGATGAAAATGCAGGCCGCGCCGAACCGTGGCCGGCGCAAGCCGTCATGTATGAAGCGCTGGTGACGTCGGCGATTGAGAACGCCGTGCGGGCCGAAGAGCTGGGCCTGGGGCGCGACAAGATCATCCTGTCGTGCAAGGTTTCTGGTGTGCAAGATTTGATCGCCGTGTACCGCGAGCTGGCCCAGCGCTGCGACTATCCGCTGCACCTGGGCCTGACGGAAGCGGGCATGGGCAGCAAGGGCATCGTCGCTTCGACGGCGGCCCTGTCCGTGCTGCTGCAAGAGGGCATCGGCGACACCATCCGCATCTCGCTCACGCCAGAACCTGGCGGCGACCGCACGCGTGAAGTCATCGTCGGCCAGGAAATTTTGCAAACCATGGGCTTGCGCAAGTTCGCACCCATGGTGATCGCCTGCCCAGGTTGCGGCCGCACGACGTCGACCACCTTCCAGGAATTGGCCGACAACATCCAGACGTATCTGCGCGAGCAGATGCCGGAATGGAAAAAATCGTATCCGGGCGTGGAAGCGATGAACGTGGCGGTCATGGGCTGCATCGTCAACGGCCCCGGCGAATCGAAGCATGCGAATATCGGCATCAGCCTGCCCGGTACGGGCGAGTCGCCGGCCGCGCCCGTGTTTGTCGATGGCGAAAAAGTCGTTACCTTGCGCGGCGAACGCATCGTCGAGGAATTCCAGGACATCGTCCTCAGTTATGTTAAAAGCCATTATGGCGCAGCAGCGTAG
- a CDS encoding helix-turn-helix domain-containing protein, translated as MNSEWAETPQQQPQGNLALAGAQLKAQREALGWPVEQVADQLKLAPRQVIALEEGDMAALPNVAVVRGFVRAYAKVVRLDAAPLVAMIEVHPAPAQDPAAPVRREISATFSESRFPSMTQRSSNQTPLWIAGAVAVVVAAAFGAYKLGYVPASLLSSHAEKEVAHADVGPVETTLIKPGQDLTPVQTPSVPLISVPPPPGNDTQTGAPATSVASAPAAVPATPPATTAAVAPAEAPAAVGANALVLKVEQDSWVEIRRPGSTPLISRMVKAGSTETFDITGPATLVVGKPGVVQATLRGAKLDLPTVAGGTISRVSIK; from the coding sequence ATGAATTCAGAGTGGGCAGAAACGCCTCAGCAGCAGCCCCAGGGCAATCTTGCGTTGGCAGGCGCACAGTTGAAGGCGCAGCGCGAAGCGCTGGGCTGGCCTGTGGAACAGGTGGCCGACCAGCTCAAGCTGGCGCCACGCCAGGTGATCGCGCTGGAAGAGGGCGACATGGCGGCCTTGCCGAACGTGGCCGTGGTGCGCGGTTTCGTGCGCGCCTATGCCAAGGTGGTGCGCCTCGACGCGGCGCCGCTGGTGGCCATGATCGAAGTCCATCCGGCGCCGGCGCAAGACCCGGCCGCGCCCGTGCGGCGTGAAATTTCCGCCACGTTTTCCGAATCGCGCTTCCCGTCGATGACGCAGCGCTCGTCGAACCAGACTCCCCTCTGGATCGCCGGCGCCGTAGCTGTCGTCGTGGCGGCAGCCTTTGGCGCCTACAAGCTCGGCTATGTGCCAGCCAGCCTGCTGTCCTCGCACGCCGAGAAAGAAGTGGCACATGCGGACGTGGGCCCCGTGGAAACAACCCTGATCAAGCCGGGCCAGGACTTGACGCCCGTGCAGACGCCGTCCGTGCCGCTGATTTCCGTGCCGCCGCCGCCAGGCAACGATACGCAGACGGGCGCGCCTGCCACCAGCGTCGCTTCAGCGCCTGCCGCTGTGCCTGCGACGCCGCCAGCGACGACGGCTGCCGTTGCGCCGGCCGAGGCCCCCGCTGCCGTGGGCGCGAATGCGCTGGTGTTGAAGGTGGAGCAGGATTCGTGGGTCGAGATTCGCCGCCCTGGCAGCACGCCGCTGATTTCGCGCATGGTCAAGGCTGGCAGCACGGAAACGTTTGATATCACGGGCCCGGCCACCCTGGTGGTGGGCAAGCCAGGTGTCGTGCAGGCAACTTTGCGCGGTGCCAAGCTGGACCTGCCGACCGTTGCGGGTGGCACGATTTCCCGTGTCAGCATCAAATAA